Proteins found in one Nitratiruptor sp. SB155-2 genomic segment:
- the hemA gene encoding glutamyl-tRNA reductase: MQYLVVSFSHKNTDIVTREKLALSDDNKREDVATTLLQNPVINEAIILSTCNRIEIILSVKDPFSATEAVLKKLSEVSGINYEELEGRADIYEDNGAIHHVFSVASGLDSLVVGETQITGQIKDAYKEAYEKGWCGQKLGRVMHYAFKCSKEVRSSTDITRSPVSVASAAVSMAKEKLGNLGGMSALVVGAGEMGRLAAKHLISHGCNVILVGRDLEKTKTVAQEIDPDIRVEHVSNLQKLINSYRLLFSATSSKNPVITKDMVKEQSFDRYWFDMAVPRDIEEIYVARIHYFAVDDLKEIVNKNMAFREEQARNAYKIVGHHVNEFFKWLQTLEIDPIIKEIRKRAKDSALAELQKAIKKGYIPKEYEKSIEKLLHNAFNRFLHDPTKQLKAIADEPRADTIVEAIKFFFEIEEEVGLNRYKCEYYMNLRS; this comes from the coding sequence ATGCAGTATCTTGTCGTTAGCTTCTCACATAAAAATACGGATATTGTTACGAGGGAGAAACTTGCTCTTTCTGATGACAACAAAAGAGAAGATGTTGCAACTACTCTTTTACAAAATCCCGTCATCAATGAGGCTATTATCCTTTCTACCTGCAACAGAATAGAGATCATTCTGAGCGTCAAGGATCCGTTCAGTGCAACTGAAGCTGTTTTGAAAAAGCTTTCCGAGGTTTCTGGAATCAACTACGAAGAGCTCGAGGGCAGAGCAGATATCTACGAGGACAATGGTGCTATTCATCATGTTTTTAGCGTAGCCAGCGGATTGGACAGTCTCGTTGTCGGAGAGACACAAATAACCGGTCAGATCAAGGATGCATATAAGGAAGCATACGAAAAAGGTTGGTGCGGACAGAAACTTGGTCGAGTCATGCATTATGCATTCAAATGTTCCAAGGAGGTCCGTTCCAGTACCGATATAACAAGAAGTCCTGTCTCTGTTGCCAGTGCCGCGGTAAGTATGGCAAAAGAGAAGCTTGGCAACCTTGGGGGAATGAGTGCTCTTGTCGTAGGAGCCGGAGAGATGGGCAGACTTGCTGCAAAGCATCTCATTTCCCATGGCTGTAATGTGATTCTGGTGGGACGCGATCTTGAAAAGACGAAGACGGTGGCCCAAGAGATCGATCCAGATATTCGCGTGGAACATGTTTCCAACCTTCAAAAATTGATCAACAGTTATCGCCTTTTATTTAGTGCGACATCTTCGAAAAATCCCGTCATTACAAAAGATATGGTCAAAGAACAGAGTTTTGACCGATACTGGTTCGACATGGCGGTACCTAGAGATATCGAAGAGATCTATGTGGCACGGATTCACTATTTTGCCGTAGATGATCTTAAAGAGATTGTCAATAAAAATATGGCTTTCAGGGAAGAACAGGCACGAAACGCCTATAAAATTGTAGGACATCATGTCAATGAGTTTTTCAAATGGCTTCAAACTCTTGAAATCGACCCTATTATCAAAGAGATTCGCAAAAGAGCGAAAGATTCCGCATTGGCTGAACTACAAAAAGCGATAAAAAAAGGCTATATTCCAAAAGAGTATGAAAAAAGCATAGAGAAGCTGTTGCACAATGCATTTAACAGATTTTTACACGATCCTACCAAGCAATTAAAAGCGATTGCAGATGAGCCAAGAGCCGATACTATCGTAGAAGCGATCAAATTCTTTTTCGAAATAGAAGAAGAGGTCGGCTTGAACCGTTATAAGTGCGAATATTATATGAATTTAAGGAGCTGA
- a CDS encoding DUF2018 family protein, with product MYFEDDEVLGGSPKSRFLDIVFHANRNVVEKELEEIMEWMAALELIVEQKCGMDVEKEVRNILFDDSKKKDLENKVNSLYIEYMGKILSQSE from the coding sequence ATGTATTTTGAGGATGATGAGGTATTGGGCGGATCTCCTAAAAGCCGTTTTCTTGACATTGTTTTTCATGCAAACAGAAATGTAGTAGAAAAAGAGCTTGAAGAGATTATGGAGTGGATGGCTGCATTGGAATTGATCGTAGAACAAAAGTGTGGTATGGATGTGGAAAAAGAGGTTCGAAACATCCTTTTCGACGATTCAAAAAAGAAGGATTTAGAGAACAAAGTCAATTCACTCTATATTGAATATATGGGAAAAATTTTAAGTCAATCCGAATAA
- a CDS encoding adenosylmethionine--8-amino-7-oxononanoate transaminase codes for MTNAQIMERDLKHIWHPCTQMKDHESIPLIPIKKAEGIYLYDFDGNRYIDSISSWWVNLFGHRNPYINEKIQEQLSVLEHVIFAGFTHEQIVRLSERLVRLTPNGLNRCFYADNGSSAIEVALKMSFHYFKNRGETRPYFVSLTNSYHGETLGALAVGDVELYKETYEEIMIQTLQAKVPKDRSPEATQEAIEDLQRVFETNKGKISAFIVEPLVQCAGYMHMYAPEYLTEAKKLCEAYDVHFITDEIAVGFGRSGTMFACEQAGISPDFMCLSKGLTGGYLPLSVVLTTDEVYNAFYCDYNEFKAFLHSHSYTGNALACAAANATLDIFEQEDVIEKNRVKIDYIQRKLQLFRELPCVKEVRQTGMIAAVELQGFDAKERIGLQINQKCLKKGIFIRPLGSVVYFMPPYIIDFEEIDTMIGGVYETIKELCERTS; via the coding sequence ATGACAAATGCCCAGATAATGGAACGCGATTTAAAACATATCTGGCATCCTTGTACCCAGATGAAAGATCATGAATCGATCCCACTTATTCCTATCAAGAAAGCAGAGGGAATCTATCTGTACGATTTCGATGGCAATCGGTACATTGATAGTATAAGCAGCTGGTGGGTCAATCTCTTTGGACATCGAAATCCATACATCAATGAAAAGATTCAAGAACAGCTTTCGGTATTGGAACATGTGATATTTGCAGGATTCACCCATGAACAGATAGTGCGACTGAGTGAACGTCTTGTGCGGCTAACCCCAAACGGGCTCAACAGATGTTTCTATGCCGATAACGGCAGCAGCGCCATCGAAGTAGCTTTGAAGATGAGTTTTCACTATTTTAAAAATCGGGGAGAAACAAGACCCTATTTCGTCTCCTTGACAAACAGTTATCATGGCGAAACACTGGGGGCTTTGGCCGTTGGAGATGTGGAACTCTACAAAGAGACTTATGAAGAGATTATGATCCAAACTTTGCAAGCTAAGGTTCCAAAAGATCGAAGTCCTGAAGCGACACAAGAGGCGATAGAAGATTTGCAGAGGGTTTTTGAAACAAATAAGGGCAAGATTTCCGCTTTTATTGTAGAACCCCTTGTACAATGTGCAGGATATATGCATATGTATGCACCTGAGTATCTCACGGAGGCGAAAAAGCTTTGTGAAGCGTATGATGTTCATTTCATTACAGACGAAATTGCCGTAGGATTTGGTAGGAGTGGTACGATGTTTGCCTGTGAGCAAGCCGGAATCTCTCCAGATTTTATGTGTCTATCAAAAGGGCTAACAGGGGGCTATCTTCCACTTTCGGTTGTCCTAACGACTGATGAGGTTTACAACGCTTTTTATTGTGACTACAATGAGTTCAAAGCCTTCTTGCATTCGCACAGCTATACTGGAAACGCTTTAGCTTGTGCAGCTGCAAATGCAACACTCGATATTTTCGAACAAGAAGATGTAATTGAAAAAAATCGAGTGAAAATCGATTACATCCAGCGTAAACTGCAACTTTTTCGTGAACTCCCCTGTGTCAAAGAGGTGCGTCAAACAGGAATGATCGCAGCGGTGGAGCTGCAAGGATTCGACGCAAAAGAGCGCATTGGACTACAAATAAATCAAAAGTGTTTGAAAAAAGGGATCTTTATTAGACCTCTAGGGAGTGTGGTATACTTCATGCCCCCATATATTATTGATTTCGAAGAGATAGACACTATGATTGGTGGTGTGTATGAGACGATAAAGGAGCTTTGTGAACGCACCTCATAA
- a CDS encoding efflux RND transporter permease subunit, with translation MKKFLEFAIEKATLNHLFLLFIFILSIFAYKSVPKEIFPPATLDKILISGGYAGASAQTLDKMVVKNLEDELKNVQNLYDIDAIIKNGSFTIVSDIKEGANNLLVLNDVKDKIAKIRKDLPPDMDEPIATILTKSFPLVLIAIATDANEHKLLDVADRLKSDLTSLKNLSEVDIRGWREDELQIAIDPQKINALGLGLLQVSDLVAQLSTIFPIGSIKQRGNHFFLTTQNGKKEKRALENTILVIGKKRVRLGDIANVSFTLSEPVTLSHFNGKPNVSINVTKTKNGNAIELVKKIKKLLLTYKNRYPGFEFKIYTDTSIWIRNRLNTVTSNLIFGLILVFTALLLTVDWRIALVVGMGIPVSFMIGLISLEMLGYSLNMLSLFGALIALGMLVDEAIVVAENIYRHLEMGEDAKTAAIQGSLEMFPAVLTATATTIFAFLPLLIISGEMGIFIRILPVIISILLLSSLFEAFYFLPLHAKEILKVGKKKKPSRLWQFLGDLYENVLRFLLERKRVSTLLLVGSILFGTFILLKETKFQLFPAFDTTQIYISGSVNVNSDVEDTQKIVSKLEQAILHSVKKDEVSSVTAIFGMKLDAKNNAQTGSNLFHIFVNLHELKPQNFVDRYITPLFSIEYDSSDMVRDRSARAIAEDIKRIVETFRHPPFEEINVIVPQAGIVKSDIEVSLEYEDPKQVLKAIHMLENGLKGIKGVYNITDDAKEGEKELKLILNDFAERLGITEGYLASYLKSLYLDAEIAKMFKNSKLIYVKLKSIAKDSVESFKNLVIQTPNGQKVLLKDIASFWTQRHFYNIIKENGKKIRTVYASLNKKVITTAEVYDKLDPLLRKIEKLGVKVKIKGEQKENKKLIREITRAFVIAVFLIFGALVWMFNSFVYSLIVLSVIPLSLFGVLVGNKIMGINLTMPGMLGLVGLAGVVVNDGLIMLDFIRSCNDIECVIQRAKLRLRPIMLTSITTILGLSTLMFFASGQSLILQPMAITLGFGIGWATCINLLLVPLLYSVVKKVQRKV, from the coding sequence ATGAAAAAGTTTCTTGAATTTGCCATAGAGAAGGCTACGCTCAACCATCTTTTTTTGCTGTTCATTTTTATTCTTTCCATTTTTGCCTACAAAAGCGTCCCGAAAGAGATTTTTCCACCAGCAACTCTTGATAAGATACTTATTAGTGGTGGATATGCGGGGGCTAGTGCCCAGACACTGGACAAGATGGTAGTAAAAAATCTTGAAGATGAGCTCAAAAATGTGCAAAATCTTTATGATATCGATGCGATTATTAAAAATGGAAGCTTTACAATCGTTTCCGATATCAAAGAGGGTGCAAATAATCTTTTGGTGCTAAACGATGTGAAGGATAAAATCGCCAAGATACGGAAAGATTTGCCACCCGATATGGACGAGCCAATTGCTACGATACTCACAAAAAGCTTCCCTTTGGTTCTCATAGCTATCGCTACTGATGCAAATGAACACAAACTGCTCGATGTGGCGGATAGACTCAAAAGCGATCTCACATCTTTGAAAAACTTAAGTGAGGTGGATATCAGAGGTTGGAGAGAGGATGAGTTACAGATCGCAATCGATCCCCAAAAAATCAATGCCTTGGGACTCGGCCTTCTCCAAGTGAGTGATCTAGTCGCACAATTGTCAACCATATTCCCAATTGGCAGCATCAAACAAAGAGGCAACCACTTCTTTTTAACGACGCAGAACGGAAAAAAAGAGAAGCGAGCACTTGAAAATACTATTTTGGTTATAGGCAAAAAGAGGGTTCGACTGGGCGATATCGCAAATGTCTCTTTTACACTGAGTGAGCCGGTAACACTTTCCCATTTCAATGGTAAACCAAATGTTTCTATCAATGTCACCAAAACAAAAAACGGCAACGCGATTGAGCTTGTCAAAAAGATAAAAAAACTTTTACTTACATATAAAAATCGTTATCCCGGTTTTGAGTTTAAGATCTATACAGATACATCTATCTGGATTCGGAATAGACTCAATACCGTTACATCCAATCTCATTTTTGGTCTTATTTTGGTATTTACGGCACTTTTGTTGACAGTGGATTGGCGCATAGCACTTGTTGTGGGTATGGGGATTCCCGTTAGTTTTATGATCGGACTTATCTCATTGGAGATGCTTGGATATAGTCTCAATATGCTCTCTTTATTTGGCGCTCTCATTGCATTGGGAATGCTAGTCGATGAAGCGATTGTCGTGGCGGAAAATATCTATCGCCATCTAGAGATGGGAGAGGATGCCAAAACAGCGGCCATTCAAGGCTCACTGGAGATGTTCCCCGCTGTTTTGACGGCTACGGCTACAACCATTTTTGCCTTTTTACCGCTCCTTATTATCAGTGGAGAGATGGGAATCTTTATACGAATTCTTCCTGTTATTATTTCCATACTCCTGTTAAGCTCACTTTTTGAAGCCTTCTATTTTTTACCTTTACACGCAAAAGAGATTTTAAAAGTCGGGAAGAAAAAGAAGCCATCAAGGCTATGGCAATTTTTAGGTGATTTGTACGAAAATGTTTTGCGGTTTTTATTGGAAAGAAAGAGAGTTTCAACGCTTCTTTTAGTTGGTTCTATTCTTTTTGGGACATTTATCTTGCTCAAGGAGACAAAATTTCAGCTTTTTCCCGCATTTGATACGACGCAGATTTACATCAGTGGGTCGGTCAATGTCAATTCCGATGTGGAAGATACCCAAAAGATTGTTTCAAAATTGGAACAAGCTATTTTACATTCGGTTAAAAAAGATGAAGTCTCTTCTGTGACTGCAATTTTTGGAATGAAGTTGGATGCGAAAAACAATGCTCAAACAGGGAGCAATCTATTTCATATATTTGTCAATTTGCATGAACTAAAGCCTCAAAACTTTGTGGATAGATATATTACTCCTCTTTTTTCTATCGAGTATGATAGTAGCGATATGGTAAGAGATAGAAGTGCGAGGGCAATTGCAGAAGATATCAAACGCATCGTTGAAACATTCCGACATCCGCCATTTGAAGAGATCAATGTTATCGTTCCTCAAGCCGGCATTGTCAAAAGCGACATTGAAGTGAGTCTAGAGTATGAAGATCCGAAACAGGTACTCAAAGCGATCCATATGCTAGAAAATGGCCTCAAAGGCATCAAAGGAGTTTACAACATCACTGATGATGCGAAAGAGGGTGAGAAAGAGCTAAAACTGATCTTGAACGATTTTGCAGAGCGCCTTGGTATAACAGAAGGATATCTAGCATCCTATCTCAAATCGCTCTATCTAGATGCTGAAATTGCGAAAATGTTCAAAAACAGTAAATTGATTTATGTAAAACTCAAATCCATTGCCAAAGACAGTGTGGAATCCTTTAAAAATCTAGTCATTCAAACCCCGAACGGTCAAAAAGTTCTTTTAAAAGATATTGCTTCTTTTTGGACACAGCGCCATTTTTACAACATTATCAAAGAAAACGGTAAAAAAATACGAACGGTCTATGCTTCACTCAATAAAAAAGTGATCACGACAGCAGAAGTTTACGATAAACTCGATCCACTATTGAGAAAGATAGAGAAGCTCGGCGTGAAGGTAAAAATAAAAGGAGAACAAAAAGAGAATAAAAAACTCATTAGAGAAATAACAAGAGCTTTTGTTATCGCTGTTTTTCTTATCTTTGGAGCTTTGGTCTGGATGTTTAACAGTTTTGTGTATTCTTTGATCGTGTTGAGTGTCATACCGCTCTCTTTATTTGGAGTGCTGGTAGGAAATAAGATAATGGGCATCAATCTTACGATGCCTGGAATGCTTGGTCTTGTGGGACTTGCCGGGGTCGTCGTCAATGATGGTCTTATTATGCTCGATTTCATACGGAGCTGCAATGATATAGAGTGCGTCATACAAAGAGCAAAACTGAGACTTCGCCCCATTATGCTTACATCAATTACTACCATTTTGGGACTTTCTACTTTAATGTTTTTTGCAAGCGGACAAAGTCTCATTTTACAGCCGATGGCGATAACGCTTGGTTTTGGCATAGGGTGGGCGACATGTATCAATCTCCTTTTGGTTCCGCTTTTATATTCTGTTGTAAAGAAAGTTCAACGAAAAGTTTGA
- a CDS encoding polyprenyl synthetase family protein, which translates to MLDQVKMRMEQIVEDLQDKRVLEIYRSIPMGKMLRSKLILNIAPVPEAIHTSAIIELIHMASLLHDDVIDDADTRRGNPSVNAVLGNKPAIMIGDILYAKAFYELSSLPKTLAQTISQAVALLSLGELKDVELSKSFQPDIEAYMDMIYKKTASLIEASAISAAYLSGKDLKSYGEYGKKLGLAFQIVDDILDIISDEETLGKPVLNDFYEGKTTLPYIYLYESLEDLEKAKLESLYKKRLEPEEKEWLLDRFETTGAIQRSKEFARKLGHEAMQVIPKEEVKLQAIMEALIERTY; encoded by the coding sequence TTGTTAGATCAGGTTAAAATGCGAATGGAGCAGATCGTTGAGGATCTGCAAGATAAAAGGGTTTTGGAGATTTACCGCTCCATACCCATGGGAAAGATGCTTCGTAGCAAGCTAATACTCAACATTGCACCCGTTCCAGAGGCGATTCATACGAGTGCTATCATAGAGCTTATCCATATGGCGAGTTTATTGCATGATGATGTGATAGATGATGCAGATACCAGGCGTGGCAATCCTTCTGTGAATGCAGTGCTTGGTAACAAGCCAGCGATCATGATAGGTGATATCCTCTATGCAAAAGCTTTTTATGAGCTCTCTTCTTTACCTAAAACCCTGGCCCAAACAATTTCTCAAGCCGTAGCGTTGCTTAGCCTTGGAGAGCTGAAAGATGTGGAGCTTTCCAAGAGTTTTCAGCCAGATATTGAAGCATATATGGATATGATCTATAAAAAAACAGCATCATTAATCGAAGCAAGTGCAATAAGTGCAGCATATCTTAGCGGCAAAGATTTGAAAAGCTATGGAGAATATGGGAAAAAACTTGGCCTTGCTTTTCAGATAGTCGATGATATCCTCGATATCATATCCGACGAAGAGACACTTGGCAAACCGGTACTCAATGATTTTTATGAAGGTAAAACCACTCTACCTTATATTTATCTCTATGAATCGCTTGAAGATTTGGAAAAGGCGAAGTTAGAGAGTCTGTACAAAAAAAGGTTAGAGCCTGAAGAGAAAGAGTGGCTGCTGGATCGCTTTGAAACTACTGGTGCGATACAAAGAAGTAAAGAGTTTGCAAGAAAACTTGGACATGAGGCGATGCAAGTCATTCCAAAAGAGGAGGTAAAACTCCAAGCAATTATGGAAGCCCTCATCGAGAGGACCTATTGA
- a CDS encoding FxsA family protein, whose translation MIYFVLYLFIETVISVSIASQIGPIWTFVEIIATATYGIWLLKNIHIQLFTTMQALANGEITQEEFEQMNLSMVLGAVLLIIPGFFTDILGILLQFGVFSKFLAKKIFKLKAKEEEDDVIDVEVIER comes from the coding sequence ATGATCTATTTTGTGCTCTATCTTTTTATAGAAACTGTGATATCCGTTTCTATTGCCAGTCAAATAGGCCCTATCTGGACCTTCGTCGAGATTATTGCGACAGCTACATATGGCATATGGCTTTTAAAAAATATCCATATCCAGCTTTTCACTACGATGCAGGCTTTGGCGAACGGAGAGATTACGCAAGAAGAGTTTGAACAGATGAACCTTTCTATGGTATTGGGTGCAGTATTGCTAATTATTCCAGGATTCTTTACAGATATATTGGGGATTCTTCTCCAATTTGGAGTTTTTTCAAAGTTTTTAGCAAAAAAGATTTTTAAGCTTAAAGCGAAAGAGGAGGAAGATGATGTTATCGATGTGGAGGTTATTGAGCGTTAG
- a CDS encoding proline--tRNA ligase encodes MRFSKTFIPTMKENPKDAVLPSHIYLVRGGFITQVASGIYNFLPIGKKVLDKIRAIVKEELDKAGCQEVSLGFVTPCELWEESGRLGKYGKELLRFKDRKENCFVLGPTHEEMMVDLVRNRVTSYKQLPLNLYQINWKFRDEARPRFGLLRGREFLMKDGYSFHADEEDMRREYDLMEKTYRNIFGRLGLRFRAVEADVGAIGGNASKEFMVLAESGEDTIAICTECEYAANVEAAKRKKTKAPAEAPEFSNFEPFYTPNLSSIDELSDFFKVHPYYFVKAVAKKALYDEGEEIVLFFLRGSDELQEVKASNAIGANEMVDVSEEELEKSGIVPGFIAPYEQKCKIVLDEDLKGAKGLICGGNKKDYHLIGADLSQFDDALFVDIAQVKEGDLCPKCGAVMKLTKGIEVGHIFQLGTRYSAAMNATFLDKDGKAKPFVMGTYGIGVSRLVAASIEQNHDERGCIWPLQIAPFEVDIIVSNIKDEEQIAFGEELYEQLKNAGVDVILDDRPERFGPKIKDFELIGFPYGIIVGKGLKEGTVQIVQRETLDKVEIPKEDVFKTILEKVQAS; translated from the coding sequence GTGCGTTTTAGCAAAACCTTTATTCCAACAATGAAAGAGAATCCGAAAGACGCGGTACTTCCAAGCCATATCTATCTTGTCAGAGGTGGTTTTATCACACAGGTTGCAAGTGGAATTTACAATTTTTTGCCTATTGGAAAAAAGGTTTTGGACAAGATACGAGCTATCGTAAAAGAGGAACTGGACAAAGCAGGGTGCCAAGAGGTTTCTTTGGGGTTTGTGACGCCTTGTGAGTTGTGGGAAGAGAGTGGAAGACTTGGCAAATATGGTAAAGAGTTGCTACGATTTAAAGATAGAAAAGAGAACTGTTTTGTTCTTGGACCCACACATGAAGAGATGATGGTAGATCTCGTTCGAAATAGGGTGACGAGTTATAAACAACTTCCTCTCAATCTGTATCAAATAAATTGGAAATTTAGAGATGAGGCGAGGCCGAGATTTGGGCTTCTGAGAGGCCGGGAGTTTTTAATGAAAGATGGGTACTCCTTTCATGCTGATGAGGAGGATATGAGGCGAGAATACGATCTAATGGAAAAAACATACCGTAACATCTTTGGAAGATTAGGTCTTCGTTTTCGAGCCGTGGAAGCAGATGTTGGTGCCATTGGTGGGAATGCGAGCAAAGAGTTCATGGTTTTGGCCGAGAGCGGAGAAGATACGATTGCGATATGTACAGAATGTGAATATGCTGCAAACGTGGAAGCTGCAAAAAGAAAAAAAACCAAAGCTCCTGCAGAGGCTCCCGAATTTAGCAATTTTGAACCTTTTTATACTCCAAACTTATCTTCTATCGATGAGTTGAGTGACTTTTTCAAGGTCCATCCATACTATTTTGTCAAAGCCGTCGCGAAAAAAGCGCTCTATGACGAGGGTGAAGAGATAGTCCTATTTTTCTTGCGAGGCAGCGATGAGCTGCAAGAGGTAAAAGCTTCCAATGCCATTGGTGCAAATGAAATGGTTGATGTCAGTGAAGAAGAATTGGAAAAATCGGGTATCGTTCCAGGTTTTATCGCTCCATATGAGCAAAAATGTAAAATAGTTTTAGATGAAGATCTCAAAGGTGCCAAAGGTCTTATCTGTGGAGGGAATAAAAAAGATTATCATCTTATAGGAGCAGATCTGAGTCAATTCGATGATGCTCTTTTTGTGGATATCGCTCAAGTGAAAGAAGGTGATCTTTGTCCAAAATGTGGTGCGGTGATGAAACTGACAAAAGGAATTGAGGTTGGTCATATTTTCCAATTGGGAACGAGATATAGCGCTGCTATGAATGCCACCTTTTTGGATAAAGACGGAAAAGCGAAACCTTTTGTCATGGGAACGTATGGTATAGGTGTCAGTAGGCTCGTTGCAGCGTCAATAGAACAGAATCACGATGAAAGAGGATGTATATGGCCTTTGCAGATCGCACCTTTTGAAGTGGATATCATCGTTTCCAACATTAAAGATGAGGAGCAGATCGCTTTTGGTGAAGAACTCTATGAACAATTGAAAAATGCCGGGGTAGATGTTATTTTAGATGATAGGCCCGAGCGTTTTGGTCCAAAAATAAAAGATTTCGAACTTATAGGTTTTCCTTATGGTATTATTGTGGGAAAAGGCCTCAAAGAGGGAACAGTACAGATTGTTCAAAGAGAGACATTGGATAAAGTTGAAATACCGAAAGAGGACGTATTTAAAACTATACTGGAAAAGGTGCAAGCAAGTTGA
- the rsmH gene encoding 16S rRNA (cytosine(1402)-N(4))-methyltransferase RsmH, translating into MNAPHKPVLLNEVLESFKDRKGTIVDATLGYGGHSEALLKSNPDIKIVGIDQDSEAIAFSKQRLASYGDRVQIIQGRFADVIEDILQTHDVQGVLADIGVSSLQLDKKDRGFSIHSENLDMRMDQNAELSAYHVVNTYDEEELKRIFKEYGEIRHSGKLAKAIIHNRPIQSATQLAEIAQKILPKNKRVHPATTLFQAIRIEVNKELDQLKGLLDALERHKPKGAKVAIITFHSLEDRIVKQHFKEWAKSCICPPEAMRCTCGANHALGNIVTKKPIVASIDELEENPRARSAKLRVFQFKE; encoded by the coding sequence GTGAACGCACCTCATAAACCTGTTTTATTGAATGAAGTTTTGGAGAGTTTTAAAGATAGGAAAGGGACTATAGTCGATGCTACCCTCGGGTATGGCGGACACAGTGAAGCGTTATTGAAAAGCAATCCAGATATTAAGATAGTAGGGATAGATCAAGATAGCGAAGCGATCGCCTTTTCGAAACAAAGACTCGCATCCTACGGTGACAGAGTCCAGATTATTCAAGGCAGATTTGCTGATGTAATTGAAGATATATTACAAACACATGATGTGCAAGGAGTTTTGGCTGATATAGGCGTTTCCTCTTTGCAACTGGATAAAAAAGATCGTGGTTTTTCTATTCATAGTGAAAATCTTGATATGCGAATGGACCAAAATGCCGAGTTAAGCGCCTACCATGTGGTCAACACCTATGACGAAGAGGAGTTGAAACGTATATTCAAAGAGTATGGAGAGATTCGACACTCTGGTAAACTTGCAAAAGCTATCATTCATAATAGACCGATACAGAGTGCAACGCAGCTTGCCGAGATTGCTCAAAAGATTCTGCCAAAAAATAAAAGGGTTCATCCTGCAACGACACTTTTTCAGGCAATCCGAATAGAGGTGAACAAGGAACTTGATCAGTTGAAAGGTCTTTTAGACGCTTTGGAACGCCACAAGCCAAAAGGAGCAAAAGTGGCTATCATCACTTTCCACTCTTTAGAAGACAGAATCGTCAAACAGCATTTCAAAGAGTGGGCGAAAAGCTGCATTTGCCCACCTGAAGCGATGCGATGTACCTGTGGGGCAAACCATGCATTAGGAAATATCGTGACGAAAAAGCCGATAGTGGCATCCATTGATGAGCTTGAAGAGAATCCACGAGCAAGAAGTGCCAAACTGAGAGTCTTCCAATTCAAGGAGTGA